The Populus nigra chromosome 4, ddPopNigr1.1, whole genome shotgun sequence genome contains the following window.
TCGTTCTTAGATAATTCTAATAGCGCTCTGAGAATCCCACTGTTAAGAAATACTAAGGGAATTACGAAGCGATTCTGATCGACTGTGTAGACAACAAAATGACCCTTGTAAGCAAGCACAGATGATCTTTCATCATTCCAAGTTGTTCTTGGTAGCAAATTGTTCTTCTTGTTGATAGAAGCTAACTTCTGCAACTTCTTTCCCAACTTGGTGAGGATGCTGGAACTATTCATGTGGGAATACTTACAGGCAGAAGACATGAAGAAA
Protein-coding sequences here:
- the LOC133692982 gene encoding auxin-responsive protein SAUR64-like; the protein is MNSSSILTKLGKKLQKLASINKKNNLLPRTTWNDERSSVLAYKGHFVVYTVDQNRFVIPLVFLNSGILRALLELSKNEFGLPSNGPITLPCEAYFMEYIIMLIQRGVDKDLEKPWLMSIAPCCALSYSLPYEEPTTLQLHVSAECVYWTP